In a single window of the Drosophila albomicans strain 15112-1751.03 chromosome 3, ASM965048v2, whole genome shotgun sequence genome:
- the LOC117570827 gene encoding phosphatidate phosphatase LPIN2 isoform X4, translating into MNSLVRVFSNLQDFYNDINAATLTGAIDVIVVEQKDGEFQCSPFHVRFGKLGVLRSREKVVDIEINGTPVDIQMKLGDSGEAFFVEECPEDDGEELPENLATSPIPKSFLQSLNKGNDTMEDISGVAADKNASDDLQIPLPMPRRNSIDLSKEEPKEIAVEGNKFENQVSDYTQRRHTDNVLERRNLGDKLKEYTTQKMRQEWAEHEELFQDKKPQDKLPESESKSEAKPTQVDTEPEVVSIKAEPAATSPVTTSTTTTPVVVIEPNKDESKSKTKKRRKKSQMKKKNSQRKTSSSSSAGSAAGGDAINADAISLNSVQVSNIDETDVQIASISTITNITNNNTISSSNDEQPSAPLLTAHTGDDSALSELTTPTNLASRHDPDIHFFSDTEITTPTSIGASSAARGGGRPSTPIQSDSELETTMRDKRHVGEDENSGMWNWGELPTPEEDAESTQNARQSGRLLWQMFSFMKRANRLRKEGAANQAGDIYLSDLDAGSIDPEMAALYFPNQKPKEAKATHSGDEDRESGNGTSLPHSPSSLEENQKSMDSDFDESKQQQDKKYLDFVAMSMCGMQENGAAPADEEFDRQLVTYHDDAIEQLISPSPIAVGDDKPEVAHQTDTVGQTKRSWWNWRRSQDAAPNQPNNNKNATLDKVDKGQYNFAEDGDQAAASTQTSRPNSPDVSDPTLSKSDSLANAENTSALVDNLEELTMASNKSDEPKERYKKSLRLSSAAIKKLNLKEGMNEIEFSVTTAYQGTTRCKCYLFRWKHNDKVVISDIDGTITKSDVLGHILPMVGKDWAQLGVAQLFSKIEQNGYKLLYLSARAIGQSRVTREYLRSIRQGNVMLPDGPLLLNPTSLISAFHREVIEKKPEQFKIACLSDIRDLFPDKEPFYAGYGNRINDVWAYRAVGIPIMRIFTINTKGELKHELTQTFQSSYCSMTYIVDQLFPPVKHDEVAVEFSNFNYWRDPIADLPELDTELVPPSKLDSATLRPIPEK; encoded by the exons ATGAATAGTTTGGTGCGCGTGTTTAGCAATCTGCAAGATTTTTACAATGACATCAATGCGGCCACACTAACTGGAGCTATCGATGTGATCGTCGTAGAGCAAAAGGATGGCGAGTTTCAATGCTCACCATTCCACGTACGTTTCGGCAAGCTCGGAGTGCTGCGCAGTCGCGAGAAAGTG GTGGACATTGAAATCAATGGCACACCCGTTGACATACAGATGAAGTTGGGCGACTCCGGTGAAGCTTTCTTTGTGGAGGAATGCCCCGAGGACGATGGCGAGGAGCTGCCCGAGAACTTGGCCACATCACCCATACCAAAGAGTTTCCTGCAGTCGCTGAATAAGGGCAACGACACCATGGAGGACATTAGCGGCGTAGCCGCCGATAA aaacGCTAGCGATGATTTGCAAATACCGTTGCCAATGCCGCGCCGTAACTCCATTGATCTGTCCAAGGAGGAGCCCAAGGAAATTGCCGTCGAGGGCAACAAATTCGAGAATCAAGTCTCGGACTACACCCAGCGCAG acacacagacaacgTGTTGGAACGTCGCAATTTGGGCGATAAGCTTAAAGAGTATACAACACAAAAGATGCGCCAAGAATGGGCTGAGCATGAGGAGCTGTTCCAAGACAAGAAACCACAGGACAAATTGCCAGAGTCCGAATCAAAATCGGAAGCGAAGCCAACGCAAGTGGACACAGAACCCGAAGTGGTCTCTATTAAGGCAGAGCCAGCTGCAACGTCACCAgtaacaacatcgacaacgacgactCCAGTTGTCGTCATAGAGCCCAACAAGGATGAGTCGAAGAGTAAAACCAAGAAACGCCGCAAGAAGTCGCAGATGAAAAAGAAGAATTCACAGCGTAAAACATCGTCGAGCAGCTCGGCAGGCAGCGCCGCTGGCGGCGATGCCATCAACGCTGATGCTATCTCCCTTAATTCGGTGCAGGTGAGCAATATCGATGAGACCGATGTGCAGATCGCCAGCATTTCCACCATCACCAACATaaccaataacaacacaatCTCGTCGTCGAATGACGAGCAGCCATCGGCACCGTTGCTAACAGCACACACCGGCGATGACAGTGCGCTCAGTGAGctgaccacgcccacaaatCTAGCATCACGTCACGATCCCGATATTCACTTCTTTAGCGACACCGAGATCACCACACCCACTAGCATTGGGGCGTCGAGTGCGGCCCGCGGCGGTGGACGTCCATCGACGCCCATTCAAAGCGACAGCGAACTGGAGACGACCATGCGGGATAAGCGTCATGTGGGCGAGGATGAGAACAGCGGCATGTGGAACTGGGGTGAACTGCCCACGCCCGAAGAGGATGCCGAGTCCACGCAGAATGCGCGGCAGTCTGGCAGGTTGTTGTGGCAAATGTTTAGCTTCATGAAGCGGGCAAATCGTTTGCGCAAAGAAGGAGCCGCCAATCAGGCTGGTGACATTTATCTTTCGGATCTGGATGCCGGTAGCATAGATCCCGAGATGGCTGCTCTCTATTTCCCCAACCAAAAGCCCAAGGAAGCAAAGGCAACGCACAGCGGCGACGAAGATCGCGAGAGTGGCAATGGCACCAGTTTGCCGCATTCGCCCAGCTCGCTAGAGGAGAACCAAAAGAGCATGGACTCGGATTTCGATGagagcaaacagcagcaagatAAGAA ATATCTGGACTTTGTGGCCATGTCCATGTGCGGCATGCAGGAGAATGGTGCAGCACCTGCGGACGAGGAGTTCGATCGCCAGTTGGTCACCTACCACGAT GATGCCATAGAGCAGTTGATATCGCCATCTCCCATAGCTGTGGGCGATGACAAGCCCGAGGTGGCTCATCAGACAGACACTGTGGGCCAAACGAAGCGTTCGTGGTGGAACTGGAGACGATCTCAGGACGCCGCTCCCAATCAGccaaataataacaagaacGCCACACTCGATAAAGTCGACAAAGGTCAATACAACTTTGCCGAGGATGGTGATCAGGCGGCGGCTAGCACGCAAACATCGCGTCCCAATTCACCAGACGTTAGTGATCCAACGCTGAGCAAGAGCGATTCTCTAGCAAACGCTGAGAACACTTCGGCCTTGGTCGACAACCTAGAGGAGCTGACCATGGCCTCCAACAAGAGCGATGAGCCCAAGGAGCGCTACAAGAAATCACTGCGCCTCAGCTCGGCAGCTATT AAAAAACTAAACCTTAAGGAGGGCATGAATGAGATTGAATTTAGCGTGACAACAGCTTATCAGGGCACCACACGCTGCAAATGCTATTTGTTCCGCTGGAAGCACAACGACAAAGTCGTCATCTCGGACATTGATGGCACGATCACCAAGTCGGATGTCTTGGGTCATATCTTGCCCATGGTAGGCAAGGACTGGGCACAGCTGGGTGTGGCACAGCTCTTCTCAAAGATCGAACAGAATGGCTATAAGCTATTGTATCTGTCGGCTCGTGCCATTGGACAATCACGTGTCACACGTGAATATCTGAGATCTATTAGGCAAGGCAATGTAATGCTACCCGATGGCCCATTGCTGTTGAATCCCACATCGTTGATATCCGCATTCCATCGCGAAGTAATCGAAAAGAAGCcagaacaatttaaaattgcttgCTTGTCAGACATACGCGATCTGTTCCCCGATAAGGAACCTTTCTATGCGGGCTACGGCAATCGTATTAAT GATGTGTGGGCCTATCGTGCCGTTGGTATACCCATTATGCGCATCTTCACCATCAACACGAAGGGCGAGCTTAAGCACGAACTGACCCAAACATTCCAGTCATC GTACTGCAGCATGACTTACATTGTGGATCAGCTGTTTCCACCCGTAAAGCATGACGAAGTCGCCGTTGAGTTCTCCAATTTCAACTATTGGCGGGATCCAATTGCCGATTTGCCGGAATTGGACACGGAATTGGTGCCGCCCAGCAAGCTAGACAGCGCCACACTGAGACCCATTCCAGAGAAATGA
- the LOC117570827 gene encoding phosphatidate phosphatase LPIN3 isoform X3 yields MNSLVRVFSNLQDFYNDINAATLTGAIDVIVVEQKDGEFQCSPFHVRFGKLGVLRSREKVVDIEINGTPVDIQMKLGDSGEAFFVEECPEDDGEELPENLATSPIPKSFLQSLNKGNDTMEDISGVAADKNASDDLQIPLPMPRRNSIDLSKEEPKEIAVEGNKFENQVSDYTQRRHTDNVLERRNLGDKLKEYTTQKMRQEWAEHEELFQDKKPQDKLPESESKSEAKPTQVDTEPEVVSIKAEPAATSPVTTSTTTTPVVVIEPNKDESKSKTKKRRKKSQMKKKNSQRKTSSSSSAGSAAGGDAINADAISLNSVQVSNIDETDVQIASISTITNITNNNTISSSNDEQPSAPLLTAHTGDDSALSELTTPTNLASRHDPDIHFFSDTEITTPTSIGASSAARGGGRPSTPIQSDSELETTMRDKRHVGEDENSGMWNWGELPTPEEDAESTQNARQSGRLLWQMFSFMKRANRLRKEGAANQAGDIYLSDLDAGSIDPEMAALYFPNQKPKEAKATHSGDEDRESGNGTSLPHSPSSLEENQKSMDSDFDESKQQQDKKYLDFVAMSMCGMQENGAAPADEEFDRQLVTYHDVCKNPQMFSSPNLVVRLNGKYYTWMTACPIVMTMITFQKQLTEDAIEQLISPSPIAVGDDKPEVAHQTDTVGQTKRSWWNWRRSQDAAPNQPNNNKNATLDKVDKGQYNFAEDGDQAAASTQTSRPNSPDVSDPTLSKSDSLANAENTSALVDNLEELTMASNKSDEPKERYKKSLRLSSAAIKKLNLKEGMNEIEFSVTTAYQGTTRCKCYLFRWKHNDKVVISDIDGTITKSDVLGHILPMVGKDWAQLGVAQLFSKIEQNGYKLLYLSARAIGQSRVTREYLRSIRQGNVMLPDGPLLLNPTSLISAFHREVIEKKPEQFKIACLSDIRDLFPDKEPFYAGYGNRINDVWAYRAVGIPIMRIFTINTKGELKHELTQTFQSSYCSMTYIVDQLFPPVKHDEVAVEFSNFNYWRDPIADLPELDTELVPPSKLDSATLRPIPEK; encoded by the exons ATGAATAGTTTGGTGCGCGTGTTTAGCAATCTGCAAGATTTTTACAATGACATCAATGCGGCCACACTAACTGGAGCTATCGATGTGATCGTCGTAGAGCAAAAGGATGGCGAGTTTCAATGCTCACCATTCCACGTACGTTTCGGCAAGCTCGGAGTGCTGCGCAGTCGCGAGAAAGTG GTGGACATTGAAATCAATGGCACACCCGTTGACATACAGATGAAGTTGGGCGACTCCGGTGAAGCTTTCTTTGTGGAGGAATGCCCCGAGGACGATGGCGAGGAGCTGCCCGAGAACTTGGCCACATCACCCATACCAAAGAGTTTCCTGCAGTCGCTGAATAAGGGCAACGACACCATGGAGGACATTAGCGGCGTAGCCGCCGATAA aaacGCTAGCGATGATTTGCAAATACCGTTGCCAATGCCGCGCCGTAACTCCATTGATCTGTCCAAGGAGGAGCCCAAGGAAATTGCCGTCGAGGGCAACAAATTCGAGAATCAAGTCTCGGACTACACCCAGCGCAG acacacagacaacgTGTTGGAACGTCGCAATTTGGGCGATAAGCTTAAAGAGTATACAACACAAAAGATGCGCCAAGAATGGGCTGAGCATGAGGAGCTGTTCCAAGACAAGAAACCACAGGACAAATTGCCAGAGTCCGAATCAAAATCGGAAGCGAAGCCAACGCAAGTGGACACAGAACCCGAAGTGGTCTCTATTAAGGCAGAGCCAGCTGCAACGTCACCAgtaacaacatcgacaacgacgactCCAGTTGTCGTCATAGAGCCCAACAAGGATGAGTCGAAGAGTAAAACCAAGAAACGCCGCAAGAAGTCGCAGATGAAAAAGAAGAATTCACAGCGTAAAACATCGTCGAGCAGCTCGGCAGGCAGCGCCGCTGGCGGCGATGCCATCAACGCTGATGCTATCTCCCTTAATTCGGTGCAGGTGAGCAATATCGATGAGACCGATGTGCAGATCGCCAGCATTTCCACCATCACCAACATaaccaataacaacacaatCTCGTCGTCGAATGACGAGCAGCCATCGGCACCGTTGCTAACAGCACACACCGGCGATGACAGTGCGCTCAGTGAGctgaccacgcccacaaatCTAGCATCACGTCACGATCCCGATATTCACTTCTTTAGCGACACCGAGATCACCACACCCACTAGCATTGGGGCGTCGAGTGCGGCCCGCGGCGGTGGACGTCCATCGACGCCCATTCAAAGCGACAGCGAACTGGAGACGACCATGCGGGATAAGCGTCATGTGGGCGAGGATGAGAACAGCGGCATGTGGAACTGGGGTGAACTGCCCACGCCCGAAGAGGATGCCGAGTCCACGCAGAATGCGCGGCAGTCTGGCAGGTTGTTGTGGCAAATGTTTAGCTTCATGAAGCGGGCAAATCGTTTGCGCAAAGAAGGAGCCGCCAATCAGGCTGGTGACATTTATCTTTCGGATCTGGATGCCGGTAGCATAGATCCCGAGATGGCTGCTCTCTATTTCCCCAACCAAAAGCCCAAGGAAGCAAAGGCAACGCACAGCGGCGACGAAGATCGCGAGAGTGGCAATGGCACCAGTTTGCCGCATTCGCCCAGCTCGCTAGAGGAGAACCAAAAGAGCATGGACTCGGATTTCGATGagagcaaacagcagcaagatAAGAA ATATCTGGACTTTGTGGCCATGTCCATGTGCGGCATGCAGGAGAATGGTGCAGCACCTGCGGACGAGGAGTTCGATCGCCAGTTGGTCACCTACCACGAT GTGTGCAAAAATCCACAAATGTTCTCATCGCCAAATTTAGTTGTACGTCTAAATGGCAAATACTACACTTGGATGACTGCATGTCCCATTGTCATGACAATGATAACATTCCAGAAGCAACTAACCGAA GATGCCATAGAGCAGTTGATATCGCCATCTCCCATAGCTGTGGGCGATGACAAGCCCGAGGTGGCTCATCAGACAGACACTGTGGGCCAAACGAAGCGTTCGTGGTGGAACTGGAGACGATCTCAGGACGCCGCTCCCAATCAGccaaataataacaagaacGCCACACTCGATAAAGTCGACAAAGGTCAATACAACTTTGCCGAGGATGGTGATCAGGCGGCGGCTAGCACGCAAACATCGCGTCCCAATTCACCAGACGTTAGTGATCCAACGCTGAGCAAGAGCGATTCTCTAGCAAACGCTGAGAACACTTCGGCCTTGGTCGACAACCTAGAGGAGCTGACCATGGCCTCCAACAAGAGCGATGAGCCCAAGGAGCGCTACAAGAAATCACTGCGCCTCAGCTCGGCAGCTATT AAAAAACTAAACCTTAAGGAGGGCATGAATGAGATTGAATTTAGCGTGACAACAGCTTATCAGGGCACCACACGCTGCAAATGCTATTTGTTCCGCTGGAAGCACAACGACAAAGTCGTCATCTCGGACATTGATGGCACGATCACCAAGTCGGATGTCTTGGGTCATATCTTGCCCATGGTAGGCAAGGACTGGGCACAGCTGGGTGTGGCACAGCTCTTCTCAAAGATCGAACAGAATGGCTATAAGCTATTGTATCTGTCGGCTCGTGCCATTGGACAATCACGTGTCACACGTGAATATCTGAGATCTATTAGGCAAGGCAATGTAATGCTACCCGATGGCCCATTGCTGTTGAATCCCACATCGTTGATATCCGCATTCCATCGCGAAGTAATCGAAAAGAAGCcagaacaatttaaaattgcttgCTTGTCAGACATACGCGATCTGTTCCCCGATAAGGAACCTTTCTATGCGGGCTACGGCAATCGTATTAAT GATGTGTGGGCCTATCGTGCCGTTGGTATACCCATTATGCGCATCTTCACCATCAACACGAAGGGCGAGCTTAAGCACGAACTGACCCAAACATTCCAGTCATC GTACTGCAGCATGACTTACATTGTGGATCAGCTGTTTCCACCCGTAAAGCATGACGAAGTCGCCGTTGAGTTCTCCAATTTCAACTATTGGCGGGATCCAATTGCCGATTTGCCGGAATTGGACACGGAATTGGTGCCGCCCAGCAAGCTAGACAGCGCCACACTGAGACCCATTCCAGAGAAATGA
- the LOC117570827 gene encoding phosphatidate phosphatase LPIN2 isoform X1: protein MNSLVRVFSNLQDFYNDINAATLTGAIDVIVVEQKDGEFQCSPFHVRFGKLGVLRSREKVVDIEINGTPVDIQMKLGDSGEAFFVEECPEDDGEELPENLATSPIPKSFLQSLNKGNDTMEDISGVAADKNASDDLQIPLPMPRRNSIDLSKEEPKEIAVEGNKFENQVSDYTQRRHTDNVLERRNLGDKLKEYTTQKMRQEWAEHEELFQDKKPQDKLPESESKSEAKPTQVDTEPEVVSIKAEPAATSPVTTSTTTTPVVVIEPNKDESKSKTKKRRKKSQMKKKNSQRKTSSSSSAGSAAGGDAINADAISLNSVQVSNIDETDVQIASISTITNITNNNTISSSNDEQPSAPLLTAHTGDDSALSELTTPTNLASRHDPDIHFFSDTEITTPTSIGASSAARGGGRPSTPIQSDSELETTMRDKRHVGEDENSGMWNWGELPTPEEDAESTQNARQSGRLLWQMFSFMKRANRLRKEGAANQAGDIYLSDLDAGSIDPEMAALYFPNQKPKEAKATHSGDEDRESGNGTSLPHSPSSLEENQKSMDSDFDESKQQQDKKYLDFVAMSMCGMQENGAAPADEEFDRQLVTYHDVCKNPQMFSSPNLVVRLNGKYYTWMTACPIVMTMITFQKQLTEDAIEQLISPSPIAVGDDKPEVAHQTDTVGQTKRSWWNWRRSQDAAPNQPNNNKNATLDKVDKGQYNFAEDGDQAAASTQTSRPNSPDVSDPTLSKSDSLANAENTSALVDNLEELTMASNKSDEPKERYKKSLRLSSAAIKKLNLKEGMNEIEFSVTTAYQGTTRCKCYLFRWKHNDKVVISDIDGTITKSDVLGHILPMVGKDWAQLGVAQLFSKIEQNGYKLLYLSARAIGQSRVTREYLRSIRQGNVMLPDGPLLLNPTSLISAFHREVIEKKPEQFKIACLSDIRDLFPDKEPFYAGYGNRINDVWAYRAVGIPIMRIFTINTKGELKHELTQTFQSSGYINQSLEVDEYFPLLMHNDEFEYRTDTFDNDDDLEDELQFSDDYDIELDDSSNNDGDSDDDGAVFDDDFANDDNDDTTNYIMNATAKNEILLASPPKWLNNNNNQS from the exons ATGAATAGTTTGGTGCGCGTGTTTAGCAATCTGCAAGATTTTTACAATGACATCAATGCGGCCACACTAACTGGAGCTATCGATGTGATCGTCGTAGAGCAAAAGGATGGCGAGTTTCAATGCTCACCATTCCACGTACGTTTCGGCAAGCTCGGAGTGCTGCGCAGTCGCGAGAAAGTG GTGGACATTGAAATCAATGGCACACCCGTTGACATACAGATGAAGTTGGGCGACTCCGGTGAAGCTTTCTTTGTGGAGGAATGCCCCGAGGACGATGGCGAGGAGCTGCCCGAGAACTTGGCCACATCACCCATACCAAAGAGTTTCCTGCAGTCGCTGAATAAGGGCAACGACACCATGGAGGACATTAGCGGCGTAGCCGCCGATAA aaacGCTAGCGATGATTTGCAAATACCGTTGCCAATGCCGCGCCGTAACTCCATTGATCTGTCCAAGGAGGAGCCCAAGGAAATTGCCGTCGAGGGCAACAAATTCGAGAATCAAGTCTCGGACTACACCCAGCGCAG acacacagacaacgTGTTGGAACGTCGCAATTTGGGCGATAAGCTTAAAGAGTATACAACACAAAAGATGCGCCAAGAATGGGCTGAGCATGAGGAGCTGTTCCAAGACAAGAAACCACAGGACAAATTGCCAGAGTCCGAATCAAAATCGGAAGCGAAGCCAACGCAAGTGGACACAGAACCCGAAGTGGTCTCTATTAAGGCAGAGCCAGCTGCAACGTCACCAgtaacaacatcgacaacgacgactCCAGTTGTCGTCATAGAGCCCAACAAGGATGAGTCGAAGAGTAAAACCAAGAAACGCCGCAAGAAGTCGCAGATGAAAAAGAAGAATTCACAGCGTAAAACATCGTCGAGCAGCTCGGCAGGCAGCGCCGCTGGCGGCGATGCCATCAACGCTGATGCTATCTCCCTTAATTCGGTGCAGGTGAGCAATATCGATGAGACCGATGTGCAGATCGCCAGCATTTCCACCATCACCAACATaaccaataacaacacaatCTCGTCGTCGAATGACGAGCAGCCATCGGCACCGTTGCTAACAGCACACACCGGCGATGACAGTGCGCTCAGTGAGctgaccacgcccacaaatCTAGCATCACGTCACGATCCCGATATTCACTTCTTTAGCGACACCGAGATCACCACACCCACTAGCATTGGGGCGTCGAGTGCGGCCCGCGGCGGTGGACGTCCATCGACGCCCATTCAAAGCGACAGCGAACTGGAGACGACCATGCGGGATAAGCGTCATGTGGGCGAGGATGAGAACAGCGGCATGTGGAACTGGGGTGAACTGCCCACGCCCGAAGAGGATGCCGAGTCCACGCAGAATGCGCGGCAGTCTGGCAGGTTGTTGTGGCAAATGTTTAGCTTCATGAAGCGGGCAAATCGTTTGCGCAAAGAAGGAGCCGCCAATCAGGCTGGTGACATTTATCTTTCGGATCTGGATGCCGGTAGCATAGATCCCGAGATGGCTGCTCTCTATTTCCCCAACCAAAAGCCCAAGGAAGCAAAGGCAACGCACAGCGGCGACGAAGATCGCGAGAGTGGCAATGGCACCAGTTTGCCGCATTCGCCCAGCTCGCTAGAGGAGAACCAAAAGAGCATGGACTCGGATTTCGATGagagcaaacagcagcaagatAAGAA ATATCTGGACTTTGTGGCCATGTCCATGTGCGGCATGCAGGAGAATGGTGCAGCACCTGCGGACGAGGAGTTCGATCGCCAGTTGGTCACCTACCACGAT GTGTGCAAAAATCCACAAATGTTCTCATCGCCAAATTTAGTTGTACGTCTAAATGGCAAATACTACACTTGGATGACTGCATGTCCCATTGTCATGACAATGATAACATTCCAGAAGCAACTAACCGAA GATGCCATAGAGCAGTTGATATCGCCATCTCCCATAGCTGTGGGCGATGACAAGCCCGAGGTGGCTCATCAGACAGACACTGTGGGCCAAACGAAGCGTTCGTGGTGGAACTGGAGACGATCTCAGGACGCCGCTCCCAATCAGccaaataataacaagaacGCCACACTCGATAAAGTCGACAAAGGTCAATACAACTTTGCCGAGGATGGTGATCAGGCGGCGGCTAGCACGCAAACATCGCGTCCCAATTCACCAGACGTTAGTGATCCAACGCTGAGCAAGAGCGATTCTCTAGCAAACGCTGAGAACACTTCGGCCTTGGTCGACAACCTAGAGGAGCTGACCATGGCCTCCAACAAGAGCGATGAGCCCAAGGAGCGCTACAAGAAATCACTGCGCCTCAGCTCGGCAGCTATT AAAAAACTAAACCTTAAGGAGGGCATGAATGAGATTGAATTTAGCGTGACAACAGCTTATCAGGGCACCACACGCTGCAAATGCTATTTGTTCCGCTGGAAGCACAACGACAAAGTCGTCATCTCGGACATTGATGGCACGATCACCAAGTCGGATGTCTTGGGTCATATCTTGCCCATGGTAGGCAAGGACTGGGCACAGCTGGGTGTGGCACAGCTCTTCTCAAAGATCGAACAGAATGGCTATAAGCTATTGTATCTGTCGGCTCGTGCCATTGGACAATCACGTGTCACACGTGAATATCTGAGATCTATTAGGCAAGGCAATGTAATGCTACCCGATGGCCCATTGCTGTTGAATCCCACATCGTTGATATCCGCATTCCATCGCGAAGTAATCGAAAAGAAGCcagaacaatttaaaattgcttgCTTGTCAGACATACGCGATCTGTTCCCCGATAAGGAACCTTTCTATGCGGGCTACGGCAATCGTATTAAT GATGTGTGGGCCTATCGTGCCGTTGGTATACCCATTATGCGCATCTTCACCATCAACACGAAGGGCGAGCTTAAGCACGAACTGACCCAAACATTCCAGTCATC TGGCTACATCAATCAGTCGCTTGAGGTCGACGAGTACTTTCCACTGCTGATGCACAACGATGAGTTCGAGTATCGCACCGATACCTTTGACAACGACGATGACTTGGAGGACGAGTTGCAGTTCAGCGACGATTACGACATCGAACTCGATGACTCTAGCAACAATGATGGTGAcagcgatgacgatggcgcTGTTTTTGACGATGACTTCGccaatgatgataatgatgatacTACCAACTACATTATGAACGCAACggccaaaaatgaaatactctTGGCCTCACCACCCAAATGgcttaataataacaataatcaaaGCTAA